The DNA window GGACCTTACTCACCATCGAGTCGGCGCTGACCGATGTCATAGTCATCGTGATGGCCATGTCGATAATCCTTCTGATGCAGTCCCACACGGGAGACCTTGGACCCACGATCCAGGGTCTGGCGGCGGCGTTCTTCGTCTCCTTCATGATCGGTCTGATCTTCGGCATCTTCTGGTTGAGGATCCTGGCAAAGCTCAATGGTCAGCCGTTCTCATACATGGTGACCATCGCTGTTCTGTTGATCATGTACGCCCTCACTGACATCCTGGTCGGCCAGAGTGGTGTGGGGGCCATAGCAGCCCTTGTATTCGGGCTGGTCCTGGGCAACAAGGAGGAGTTCGCCCGGATATTCAAGAAGTTCAAGGGGGAGTACCATTTCAACGAGGAGATCAGACAGTTCCACTGCGAAATATCCTTCTTTGTCAGAACATTCTTCTTCGTCTATCTTGGAATGGTCTTCAGCGTTACGCCCGTGGATACAACTTACATCGTTCTGGCATTGGGCATTTTCCTGGGCCTGGTCGGGGTAAGGTTCCTCGCCGCGAACATCACCTCTTCGGTGTTCAGGCTCACCAGACCCAACAAGATGGCGGTGTTCTTCATGATGCCCCGCGGACTCAGCGCGGCGGTACTGGCATCCTATCCGCTGGCCCTTGGCGTGGTTAGCCCCGAGGTGGGTGCAGCCTTCCTGAGCGTGACCTTGGTTGTGATCGTTCTCACCACGGTCATGGCCTCGATCGGGTCGTTCACCATTGAGAACGCAGCACCGACGCCCGAGCAACAGAGGAGAATGAACCTTATCTCGAGGAGCAGGTACGCAGCCAGATGGCTTGAACAACGTGATAGAAACGGGACAGATGGCAATGGCACCTCGGATTCGGACCTCATCGATCTGGAGGAATGACCTCAATCCTGTCCCAGTTGCTCCATTGATATCCTGAGAAAGTTCTCCAGATGTTCGACAAGGAATGGGTTGTCCGTGAACCCGCAAAGAGAAAGGTCCGGGGTGGCTATGAGCGCAATCTCTCCATCACTGAATACATCCGTGGCCAGAAGTCCCGTTCTTCGATGGAGATTTGTGCTGGATGGCACCTTAACGAATGGCTCGGTTATGATAGTGACCTCCACGCCCCTCTTCAACGCTTCCCTGAACTTCGTTCCGTGAACCTGCCTGATGACCCGGATAAGGGGGCTGGAGATGATGAAGCTGCTCAGCGATGAATCGAGTATTTCTCCGATCTTTGCGAGCACCTTCTCCTTTCCAACTATTGTGAAAACGAGCTGCGGAACCCCCCTTTCGCTAAGTATTCCCTGTACCTCGTTCAGCTTGTCGAAGGCTTCCGAGATCTCTTCGACAATTTCCATCTTGATATCTAAGGGAGGAACTGGATGGAAGATGGTGGGTCTTCCCTCGATGGATGTAACGAATCCTTTCTCCTCCAACGATTGGAGTACTTTGTAGGCCGAAGTGCGAGGAATACCTGCCGTTTCTCCAATCGCCTCTGCCGACCCCCGGTCCATGATTACGAGTGCGATGTATGTCTTCGCCTCGTACTCAGAAAGACCCAGTTTCCTGAGGATTGCGGACACAGATTCGTACTCCTCCTCCAAGGTACCTGCATTCATGTTGAAAATGTTCAAGAAATCCATGGGATTACGTGTAGCTATACCAACTACATAAGTATTAAATCCTTACCTTACAATTCAATCCGTGGGATGTATTCATGTTAATTCAAGAGAGTAAACTCAAGAAGGGACTTCCAAAGCAAACGGAGTCCTTATGTCCCGAGTGCGGTAAGATCATTACCGCAACCATCTTCGAGAAGGACGGCAAGGTCTTGATGGAAAAGGAATGTCCTGACCACGGAAAGATAACCGATGTGTACTGGTCAGATGTGGACCTCTACCTCAAAGCCGAGAGCCTGGCCTTCGATGGAGTGGGCGTTTCCAATCCCCTGATCCCCGATGCGAAGGTCTGCCCTGATGACTGCGGCCTCTGCCAACTTCACCTTAGCCATACCTCACTCGCAAACCTCGATCTGACCAACCGCTGCAATATGAAGTGCCCCATCTGCTTTGCCAATGCGAACGCCGCAGGGTACGTGTACGAGCCCTCCTACGATGAGGTCGTCCAGATGATGCAGACACTGAGGGATGAAAGACCAGTTCCATGCACTGCAATCCAGTTCGCCGGAGGAGAGCCCACCATATACCCCAGGTTCTTCGATGTCATAAAGAAAGCAAAGGAGATGGGATTCGCACAGGTCCAGGTCGCCACCAACGGAGTGAAATTGGCCAATGACCCCGATTTCGCCAGGAAGTGTGCCGAGGCAGGCCTGAACACGATCTACCTTCAATTCGACGGCCTTCGTGAGGACATTTACGTGGCGGCCCGGGGCAAGCCAATGCTAGAGACAAAGCTGAAAGCCATCGAGAATGTCAAGGCACTGGCCAAGCCCCCTTCGATCGTGCTGGTACCCACCATCGTGAAGGGAATAAACGACGATCAGGTCGGTCCCATCCTGGAATTCGCCATAAAGAACAGTGATGTGATAAGAGGCATCAACTACCAGCCAGTGGCATTCACTGGAAGGATCAGCAAGGAGCAGAGGGAGAAGGAACGGTACACCCTTACTGACCTGGTCCACGATGTTAACGATCAGACCGGTTACACCAATAACGACGATTGGTTTCCGGTCCCTGTCGTGGCACCTATCTCCACCTTCGTCTCCGCACTCCTTGAGGAGGAGAAGGTCACTTTCACCGCGCACCCGCACTGCGGTCTAGCCACCTATCTGTTCGTTCAGAACGGTAGGGTCATCCCCATCACCAGATTCATCGATGCCGAGAAGCTGCTCGACGGACTGTTGGAGCTCACCAAAGAGATGGAGGGGGGGAAGAGCAAGACCCTGTCCAAGCTCAAGGCGTTCTCCATTCTTAAGAAATCCATAATCAAGGAGAACCTGCCCGAGGGTCTCTCCATGACCAGGTTCCTGAAGACCATGCAGACGGTGTTCAGCGACGATACCAAGGAGGGACTTTCCGAGTTCTCATGGAACATGATGTTCGTGGGCGGTATGCACTTCCAGGACGGATACAACTACGATATCGAGCGCGTGAAGCGCTGCGTTATCCATTACGTAACACCGGATAACAGCATCATTCCTTTCTGCGCGTACAACGGTGGTCCGACCTATCGTACCCGCATAGAGAAGAAGTACTCCGTGCCCATAGAGGATTGGAGGAAGACCAAGGGCGAGGAGTATACCTGAGGTATTAGAATGATAGTTACAGTTGAGATATGCATGCACTGCGGCGCTTGCGCGGGCTCCTGCCCCAAGAATGCCGTTTTCCTGAATGACACCCTTCCCGTATTCACGGACGCCTGCAACCGCTGTGGACGATGCGTGAAGGTCTGCCCTGTAGGGGCTCTAGAGATGGAGGCCAAAGCATGAAGCGTAAGTGCGATGTACTGGTGGTTGGAGCAGGACCTGGTGGAAGCTCGGCCGCCCGCCACGCCGCAGAGGCTGGAGCGGACGTATTGATCATCGAGAAGCGCCAGGAGATCGGGTCCCCAGTCAGATGTGCCGAGGGCGTATCGCGCGCCTGGTTCGAGGAGATCAAGGTCCCGGTGGACAAGAAGTGGGTCGCCAAGGAGGTCGATGGCGCCAAGCTCGTCTCACCCTCTGGAAGCTCATTCTACGTCGATGAGAAGATGGCCGGCAACGAGGTGGGAATGGTCCTCGAGCGTCACCTCTTCGATAAGGCCATGGCTGCCAACGCGGCAAGGGCTGGAGCGGAGATCATGCTCAAGACCTCGGCCACCGGCGTGGTGAAGGAGGGAGACAAGGTGGTCGGTGTCACCGCTTCCAGCTACGGAGAGCCCTTGGCAATAGAGGCCAAGATCGTGATCGCCGCCGACGGATTCGAGTCACAGGTCGCTAGATGGGCGGGTCTGGACACCAGCCTCACGCAGAACGACATCACCACATGCTTCCAGTACAGGCTCACTGGGATAGATATCGAGCACATGTACACCGAGTTCTTCATCGGTAGCGCTGCGCCAGGAGGTTACGTTTGGGTCTTCCCCAAGGATGAGGATACTGCCAACGTAGGATTGGGCATCCTCCTCTCTCAACTCAAGAAGCCAGGAGAGGTGAAGGGATACCTGGACAAGTTCATCAAGGACAACGAGCGCTTCACCAAAGGACAACCGTTGGAGGCCGTGAGCGGCGCGGTGTCCGTCTCACACCCGCTCGACGAGACCGTCATGGATGGCATGATGCTGGTGGGAGATGCAGCAAGGCTGATCGACCCCATTACAGGAGGGGGCATTGCCCATGCATGCCTCTCCGGCATGTACGCCGGAAAGGTGGCCGCTAAGGCCCTTGAGGCCAATGACTTCAGCAAGGAGTTCTTCCAGGAGTATGAGACGCTCTGGCGCAACAGGCTTGAGGACAAGCTGTGGCGCAACTGGATGGCAAAGGAGAAGCTCGTAACCATCACCGATGAACAGTTCGACCTGGTCATCGAGACCCTTGCCGAGGCGGGGGTCGATAAGATGTCCGTCTACAACATATTGAAGGTTATCAAGGAAGAGCTTCCAGATCTCGTGAAGGATTTCGAAGAGTTCATCTGAAACCCGAAAGACCGATCCCGTCCTATTCCAGCCTGACACCTGGCACTCCGGTATGGACGATGATCGGTTCACCGCCTCTTTCTTCAATGGCCCTGCAGACCTTCTCAGCCTCCGTGGTCAGGGCGATCATGCTCCCGCCTCCTCCAGCTCCGGTGAGCTTAGCACCTAATGAATGGGGCAATGCTGCTTCCACAAGGGCGTCGAGCTCCGGGCAGGAAACCCCCAGCCTCGATAGAAGGGAGTGATCCTCCGTCATGAGTTCTCCAAGAACATCCGGGTCATTCTTCTTGAGTGCCTTCATACCTTCCAGGGATATCTCACCGATCCGGTCGATTGCCTCTCTCGCCCAGGGGTGTTCCTCCACCCTCGTCTTGACCATATCTACAAGCGGACCGGTTGAGGCATGGATTCCGGTGTAACCAACAACAATGGTCAGCTCAGGAACTCGGAGATGGTGTATATGCCACAACCTCTCATCCCTTCTGATCGTCCAAAGATGGTCCTTCCCTTTCTTACGGTTCACAAAGATACCGTGTCCATGAGTGCTTACCGATGTATCAATAGGGCTGGCCCTCCCCTGAACCTCTGACTCGACTTCAAAACCCAGTCGTGCCACCGTGGGCTGATCGAAACCGCTCCTGAGCTGCATGAGGGCTGCCAGGGTCGCGGTCGTAACGGCGGCCGAGGACCCCAAGCCCGAACCGGAAGGGAGATTGGAGAAGGTCTGAACGGATACCGGATCGCCCATCCAGACCTTGTCCATCGCCGCATTGATATACGAACGGTAGGTAGTGTCCATCACCTTGCCGTTGATGGTGAACTCGATGGATGGCGTTGCGATGCATCTCAACCTGAGATCTATCGCCACAGCTATCGCGGGCAGGCCAAACACAACGGCGTGTTCGCCCAGAAGAATGAGCTTCCCGGGTGCTGAAGTTATCACCATCTATGACCCGAACGGTCCCAGAACCTAAAACGATTTGTCATCGTATAATCAGAGATTGTATTCCTCGGTGATCTCCTTGACGGCCCGGTTAGGGCTCTTGTTATCCAGCTCCTCTCTCTTGGTGTTCCACCAATTGGTCTCGAAGGTCTCTAGGGCACAATCAAGTTCGTCCTCGGTCTCGAACTCACTGCCATATTCCTGGAAGAATTCGTCCTGGAAAGCCTTCATCAAGTCCGTTCCGTACTTACGGTTCACAAGGGCGACCCGCAAATATTCATCCAGGTTCTTGGCTACTAGAAGGGCGACCTCACCTGGCTGAGACCCCATGATAAGATCCAGGAGTGAGTTTGTCGCCATGACGAACATAATCTCAAGCTTCTTCTCAAGAGGGGCATCAGACTCCATCACCTTCTCGTTCATCAAGGAGAGCCAAAGGTCTCCCAGGGCAACAGTCCGTTCGTGATTCTTCTCGAAGATGATCTTCTCAGCTTCTTGGTCTACTATCTCCCCGAAATCCACAACATCCTCTTGGTCATCGTTTCCGTTCATATTCGTGATTCCTCCTGTTTGATCCCCAATTCTCAGACATGAATTCCAATCTCTGATTCAGAGTGCTATCTGCGATCACCTAGACTGTAACCCACGTAATAGTAATTTGTCCCGCAATCGGAATGGGCTATCAGAGGGTCTCCACCACATCCTTGACGATCATCAGGCCTTTCTCGATGTCCTCCTCTGATGCCGCATAGGAGAAACGAAGATGCCCTTCGCCCCTAGCACCAAAGGCAATGCCCGGCGAGCAGATCACGCCCTGGGAAGCGATCGCCTTTGCAAGTTGCATGGAGGGAATGTCCATGTCGTAGGATGGGAATGCGAATATAGACCCCTTGGGCAGGTCGCACTTGAACCCGGGTATCTCATTTATCATCGATACCATCTTCTTCCTTCGGTTGTCGAAAACTGGGACGACCTCCTCCAAGAATTCCATCATGTAGGGCATGGCAATGTTCACCGCATACTGGATAGGAGTTGGGGGACATGCCATGGTGTAATAGTGCATCTTCGATATCTGCTTGATAGCCTCTTCGTTAGTCACCAGATATCCAATACGCCATCCTGTGGTGGCCATGGACTTAGAGAACGAGTTGACCACTATGGCGTTATCCAGATGTTCGCAGAATGAGAAGTGCTCCCCCTCGTAGATGTAGTTATCATACACCTCGTCGGAGATGATGTAAATGCCATTGTCAGATGCGATCTCTGCCAAGGAGTTGAATGTCTCCCGGGATATTACCCCCCCAGTGGGATTTGAGGGACTGTTCACTACAATCGCCTTCGTTCTGCTGGTGATCTTCTCCTGGATCTCGTCCATATCGGGCTCGAATCCCCCTTCCTCACTGAGGCCGTAGGTGATAGGTTTCGCTCCTGCCAGAACCGCGTGGGGATGGTATAGTACGAATCCTGGCTCCGGTATTAGCACCTCATCTCCAATATCATACAACGATTGGCTGATGACCAAGAGGGCTTCGGTCGCCCCTGATGTGATCACTACGTTGGACGAGGTAATCCCCTCGCAGTATCTCTCTAGATAGTTGGACACTGACTCCCTTAATGAGCTGAGACCTATGGTGGGACCGTACTTGTTCATTCCCATGTCCAAGGCGCTTTTCAATGCCTCCTTGGCGACCTTTGGAGGTTCGTAGTCTGGTTCCCCCAATCCCAGGTTGATAGCGTCTCCGCCCACAAGCTCGAAGATCTCCCTCACCCCGGAGGGATTTACAGAAGTGATCCTGTTGGAGAACATGATGGATTGGTGAACATCAACTGTGAATTTGCATTTTGTGTGATACGTGTTAACATAGAACAATATATCGGGCTCGATTCTCCTTCTCCAGTATCATCGAATTGAGAGTAATCACTGAGGTCAATCGATTTTCTAACTCCTCCAATTCATCAATGAAATTCAAAAGAACAGATTAATTTAGTATTAATTCGTCAACCCCTTCCAAGCGTAATACCTGGCAGGCGGGAGATGGGAAAGTGGGAACATTCAACAACATCGGCAAGTTCATCGCAAAGAGGTACAAAGCGATCATAGTGTTCTGGATAATTATTCTCGCCATAGCGATTCCTTTCGCGCCGAGCGTCATGGAAGCCGTGGAATACAACATGCTGGCAATGGCACCTGAGGACATGGAGTCCATGCGGGCGCAGGAATACATCGATGCCAACTTCAACATCTCCATGGACGGATTCTCTACCATCATAGTCTTCAAGGGTGAGGGGCAGAACTCCGTTCTCGGGCAGGAACTCAAGGAAGCGATCTTCAACATATCTAGCGACATCTCTGGTAGAGAGGAGATGCCCAATAACACTGTAATCTCGATCTATACGCCCCTGCTCGACAACTACACCGATATCGTGGTCAGCGGCATAGTCGACGTCAACAGGCTGGCGAACGGAACGGCCATGCTCATCTTCGGCATGCCGTCCATGTACCCAATGCTGTGGAACATAACTCTCGAATCTGGTTTGATGTTCTACGGCTGTGGGGACGCTTTTGCGCTCAACTGGATCGCTATCCATGACATCGATCCTGATGCCAACACCACCGAGGTCGACTCCCTTGCCTACGAGGCGACCTGGGACGAAATCGAGTTGATTCTCGACATAGCTAACGTCTCAGCCGAATTCCAGGATCTGTTCTGGATCTGGTACGAGGACTTCTCTGCCGCCTGGAACTCGACGAGCGGCGACCCTGTGCTGGTGGACAATCCTCTCGAAAGGGAGGAGCATGCCATCAACTCTGCTTTCCCTGGGTTCTGGGAGGATGCGAGGCAGTACTTCGAGGATATTGGACTCGAGGACCTTTGGCCCATCGCCGGGGAAATATTCAACAGGACAGTCGAGATGCTTGACCCCCTGGATTTCGTGGATCCATATCGCGTGAATGCGGTTTGCCACACCGTGGTCAACGACATAATCCAACCGTACCTTGTGCAGATCCCATTGGACCTGAGGGCTCCGATCGAGGATTTCATACATGGATTCCAGCAGAAGTGGGATGACAACACCACCGCCTCGATCAGCAGTAACTGGACGCTGCACTTGATACCGAACATGACCCAGGAGCGGCAGTTCGTGGAGGAGCTTGTTCCGCCCCTCGTGGACGCTTTGCCAAAGGCGGGAGCAGAGGTTGTGGAGGCCGTGTACGCCCTGGGATGGGATCAATGGTCGAACTCCACCGCATTCAATGATACCGTCATACTGCTCACGCATGAGACCCTTGGCGATGTGGATGATGATCTCATCCTGGAGATAATCGGTCTGGGACTCAACGTCACAGATCAGCAGATCCGGGAGATGTCCATCGAGCTGGTCCTGGACACCTCTCTGGTCGACTATCCGATCCCCATACCTGAGGGAATTCTCAAGATGATAGTTAATGTGCCGTCCAACGACACGATGCTGATGACCATAACCTATGACAAGCTGCCCGATGGTACTTACCTGGATGGAAGCCAGTACATTCCTCAGGTCAGGGAGATCATCCGGCAGAGGATCTCATCCCTTTCCGGAATTGAGGTTCTGGTCTCCGGCATAGATGGCATCACCTACGACATAGAGACCTCTTCCATGGAGGATATGGAGAAGATAGATCCCGTGAGCATAGTGCTGGTCATCATCCTCATAGGGTTGTTCTTCAGATCTCTGGTTTCATCCATTATCCCGCCATCCATCATCGGAATGGCGTTGATAATAGCCCTCGTGGGCATATTCCTCTTGGCCACCTACGTCATGGAGGTGACCAACTACGTCCTGGTGCTGGTCATGGTCACCATGCTCGGTGCTGGATGCGATTACTGCATCTTCATCCTCTCCCGCTACCGGGAGGAGAGAGTCCTTGGAAAAGAGAAGAAGGAGGCCGTCATAGAGGCCGTGACATGGGCGGGAGAGTCCATCACCACCTCCGGTTTCACCGTGATGATCGGATTCGGGGTGCTATCGGTCTGCAGCTTCAGCATGGTCAGCTCAATAGGCATCTCGCTCGCGATGGGGATATTCATCGCGCTCATGTTCGCGCTGTTCTTCCTTCCTTCACTGATCATGCTTCTTGGGGACCGGGTCTTCTGGCCCACCACGATCGAATACGTGCGGGAGAGAAAGAAGGATCCGTCCAAGGCTGGCCGTATGTCGAGGCTATCGCACAGGTACTTCGAGCATACCGCCCGAACCTCGATCAAGTATGCCAAGATCCTGGTCGTGGCGGCGATCATAATCTCGCTCCCTGCAATCTACGTTGTGACCAATCTCGATACCTCCTATGACATGATAGGGACCATGCCCAACTCTGAATCGAAGACGGGAGTGAACGACATAGTAGATGGATTCGGCGGGGGTATGATCAGCCCGGTGTTCATAGCGATCGAGTTCGACTCGAGGATCTACAACGGCACGGGTGAGATGACCGATAGAGACGATCTGCAGAACATCTCCGATGAGGTGCTGGAACTCAATCTAAGCCAGGTTTTCGACCTCAGGTACTTCCCGATAATCGAGGACATGTGCGACGACATCTCCACGATGGGCAACATCAGGGAGGTCACATCCCCGACGAGACCCTATGGGGACACGATAGACTACCTGAACTTCGACAACTACACCATCCTGGAGCAGGCTGAGTTCTTGCTCATGATGCAGAAGGACATGTCGAGGAACGGCAGCGGCGTGATGATCCAAGTGACCATGGAGGACCAGCCGTACTCGGAGGAGTCGATAGGGACGGTCACTGGTCTCAGGGAACTCATAGCACAGGAGGTGGAGGAACGACCTGAGCTGGTGGCCGCCTACCTTTCGGGCGGGACAGCCCTGATGTACGACATCTCGATGCTGGTGAGCGGGGAGTTCAACCTCATGGAAATGCTCGCCATTCTGCTGATATTTGTCATCCTCCTGATAGTCCTGGGCTCGGTGTTCACTCCGATAAGATCTATTGTGACGATCCTGACGAGTGTCATATGGACTCTCGCGCTGACCGCTATCGTATTCGAGTACGTGCTTGACGATCAGCTTCTCTGGCTGATGCCCATAGTGCTCATCGTTGTCTGCCTCGGTTTAGGCATGGACTACGACATCTTCCTCACAACCAGGATTAGGGAGGAGGTGCACAAGGGCAAGCCCATGAAGGAAGCCATTGTAGATTCGGTGAAGGCCACGGGAGGCATAATCACCATCTGCGGTCTGATCATGGCCGGTGCCTTCGGGACTATGACCCTCTCGGGATCGGTGATGCTCCAGGAGTTCGGGTTCGCCCTCGCTTTTGCTATTTTGCTAGACGCGACAGTGGTGAGGATGTACCTGGTCCCGGCGATAATGTCCTTGATGGGGAGGTGGAACTGGTGGGCCCCTGGAAAGCTGCAGAGAACAAGAACGAGCCACCTGGAGGAAGTAGAGGAAGAGTAGAGAGTCGGCTCCGTACGAAATAAATATGATGGACGAAGACCTTCAAACCAAGGGAAGAATGTCCAGCTCAGACTATGAAATACGCCAGTTCCGTGAGGAAGACCGGGAGCGGATCATTGAGATATTCAATTACTACATCACGGAATCGTATGCGGCATATCCCTCCGAGAAGGTCGAGCCGGAATTCTTTGACCAACTGATGCACGGTTCCCACTCGTTCTATGTGGCAGAGCATGAGGGCAGGGTGGTGGGATTCGCATTTCTCAAACCTTATCTGCCTATCGCGACCTTCAGGACAACTGCAACGGTAACCTACTTCATTGACCCAGTTCATAGACGATCGGGGCTTGGAACGCATATCCTGAGGACGCTCGAGTCAGATGCTAAGGAGAGAGGCATTCACACCCTTCTCGCCCACATATCTTCGAGGAATGAGGAGAGCGTAAACTTTCACAAGAAGAATGGTTTTTCCGAGTGTGGGCGTTTTCCTGAGATAGGGATGAAATTTGGAGAAAGGTTCGACGTGATATGGGTGGTCAAGAAGCTAGATTCTTGACTTCCCACCAACAGTGAACAAACTCTTTATCGCCTCATCCCGATTCGTGAACGATGGATGGTAGGGATACTGGCTTCACGACAAATATATTTAATAAGACAAATTGAATATATAGCGTGCTAATTCATGTCTATGACATTTCTATTTCTTATCTATAACCCCAAAAAAGTAGTGCGAGGGACCGGATTTGAACCGGTGAACCTCTTCAGGAACAGATCTTGAGTCTGCCGCCTTTGATCGATGCATTCAGCATCTTTGACCTGGCTTGGCTACCCTCGCCTGACAAGGGTTCGTAAATGCCCATGCATTAATAAATCTTGTTGAATGCAAAGTCATATCAAGCTGTGATAATCCTCCACCAAAGACAGGGAGATAGTGGAATAAGCCCGTTCTTTTCAAAGGAGGATTTCACAGATTATCGTAATTCGCATTCGTTCCAGTAACCCCGACGCTATATTCCTTGGGTTTTTATATTCGAATTTCGTTAACCAGTGGCTAGTGATATAGTGGCACGTTTAGGATTATCTAGGTTAGTCGAGGACATGCTCAACAGGCCATCCGCCATCCGCGAGATCATGCGGATGACCGACGAGAAGAATGTCCGCCGTATGGGTCTCGACCCCACCGACATTATTTCATTCGGGGGAGGATGGGTTGGCCACAAGGCACCTGAGAGGCTCAGAGAGATCTACCAGGATATCTGTGCCGATCCTCAAATCTTCCATGAGGCGGGGGCCTACCCGCCAACGCCCGGACTCAGGGCATGCAGGGAACAGCTGGCTCGCCTTGACGACGAGCTGTTTGGAGTGGAAGTGAGGGAAGAGAACGTTCTCATTTCCCAATCATCCACCCAGCTCACGCACGACGTCTTCAGGGCAATTGCAAATCCGGGGGATTGCGTGGTGCTCCTAGATCCGACCTATGCCAACTACTACGGGCAGCTGGTCTTCTCGTTGCCCCACTACAACGGTGGGGTGAAGCCAGAGGCGAAGGTGGCGTATCTCAAGACCTTTGATGCGGAGACATGGTCATTCATGCCAGATGTCGATGCCTCAATAGGAGAGCTGGAGGACATCTTCCGAAAGGAGAAGCCTAACTCCATGCTGATCCCGTCTCCAGACAACCCCACTGGACAGGTTGTCAGCGACAAGTTCGTCAAGGCTGCCATGGAACTGTGTCAGGAGAATGACGCGTATCTTCTGCTTGATAACGCGTACAAGACACAGTGCTTCCTTGAAACCATGCCTGATTACTACTCATGGTCCCCGGATGAGTTCGAGAACCTCATTCTCATCTACTCGAACTCGAAATGGGCTAGAGGTCTAGGAAGGAGAATGGGATGGATAATAGCCTCCGATATGGTGGTCAATGGACTAACCCAGATGCTGAACTATTCACTCCTCTGCGCCGACAATCTTCACCAGCTGGCGATGGCGGGATTCCTTGAACAGACATTGGACGATGGAAGCCTCAAGAATTACTTGGATGATACTCGAAATGCCTACAAAAGGGCGGCCAAGGTCACGGTGGATGCCATCGACGAGTACTGCGGTACAAGAAGGCTTTTGCCACAGGGAGGAATATACACACTAGCTGAGTTCGGGGATGGGAGCGATTCCTTCGTAACTGAGCTGATGAAGAACACTGGCGTCCTATTCGTTCCAGGCATTGGCTTTGGAGAGAGTGCGAGACCTGGAGTCAGAGTTTCCTATGGACCTCTTGTAGAGGATATGGACAAGATCGTAGAAGGCATGAAGCGAGTGGGCGAGTACCTGCACGAAAACTGATAGGTGCGGAGATCAGGTTTCGATACTCTAAATTCATTAGAATGATTCAGGAAGATGTCAATATCTCTATCTTCGAGTTCTTGACAAGGACCGTGTGCTCGGCCTGGGTCACTATACCATTCTTATACTCGTACAGGATTGGATAGCTGGATATCAAACCGTGTCTCAACAAAGTCTTCAGATAGGCTGGAGCATTGTTGTCCATAGCGGTGCACCACCGTTCGCAGAACGGCAGCTTGTTGAACTTAGTTCTGATCTCATTGAAGAACTCAAGGGCTTTCTTATCCTTGAGTGGGCGCTCCCGGAGAACCCTGAAGATATTGCCGGGTTTGCCGTTCTTGACCTGCCCTCCACCATCGGTGGCGAAAGGTTCGATCGCGATTACCATGCCATTCTTGATGCGAGAGAGGTTGCCGTCGTCTATATTGGGAATTGTCATTCCAGCGTGAAGGCAG is part of the Methanomassiliicoccales archaeon genome and encodes:
- a CDS encoding TrmB family transcriptional regulator, whose protein sequence is MDFLNIFNMNAGTLEEEYESVSAILRKLGLSEYEAKTYIALVIMDRGSAEAIGETAGIPRTSAYKVLQSLEEKGFVTSIEGRPTIFHPVPPLDIKMEIVEEISEAFDKLNEVQGILSERGVPQLVFTIVGKEKVLAKIGEILDSSLSSFIISSPLIRVIRQVHGTKFREALKRGVEVTIITEPFVKVPSSTNLHRRTGLLATDVFSDGEIALIATPDLSLCGFTDNPFLVEHLENFLRISMEQLGQD
- a CDS encoding radical SAM protein, with protein sequence MLIQESKLKKGLPKQTESLCPECGKIITATIFEKDGKVLMEKECPDHGKITDVYWSDVDLYLKAESLAFDGVGVSNPLIPDAKVCPDDCGLCQLHLSHTSLANLDLTNRCNMKCPICFANANAAGYVYEPSYDEVVQMMQTLRDERPVPCTAIQFAGGEPTIYPRFFDVIKKAKEMGFAQVQVATNGVKLANDPDFARKCAEAGLNTIYLQFDGLREDIYVAARGKPMLETKLKAIENVKALAKPPSIVLVPTIVKGINDDQVGPILEFAIKNSDVIRGINYQPVAFTGRISKEQREKERYTLTDLVHDVNDQTGYTNNDDWFPVPVVAPISTFVSALLEEEKVTFTAHPHCGLATYLFVQNGRVIPITRFIDAEKLLDGLLELTKEMEGGKSKTLSKLKAFSILKKSIIKENLPEGLSMTRFLKTMQTVFSDDTKEGLSEFSWNMMFVGGMHFQDGYNYDIERVKRCVIHYVTPDNSIIPFCAYNGGPTYRTRIEKKYSVPIEDWRKTKGEEYT
- a CDS encoding 4Fe-4S dicluster domain-containing protein, which codes for MIVTVEICMHCGACAGSCPKNAVFLNDTLPVFTDACNRCGRCVKVCPVGALEMEAKA
- a CDS encoding NAD(P)/FAD-dependent oxidoreductase, yielding MKRKCDVLVVGAGPGGSSAARHAAEAGADVLIIEKRQEIGSPVRCAEGVSRAWFEEIKVPVDKKWVAKEVDGAKLVSPSGSSFYVDEKMAGNEVGMVLERHLFDKAMAANAARAGAEIMLKTSATGVVKEGDKVVGVTASSYGEPLAIEAKIVIAADGFESQVARWAGLDTSLTQNDITTCFQYRLTGIDIEHMYTEFFIGSAAPGGYVWVFPKDEDTANVGLGILLSQLKKPGEVKGYLDKFIKDNERFTKGQPLEAVSGAVSVSHPLDETVMDGMMLVGDAARLIDPITGGGIAHACLSGMYAGKVAAKALEANDFSKEFFQEYETLWRNRLEDKLWRNWMAKEKLVTITDEQFDLVIETLAEAGVDKMSVYNILKVIKEELPDLVKDFEEFI
- the mvk gene encoding mevalonate kinase — encoded protein: MITSAPGKLILLGEHAVVFGLPAIAVAIDLRLRCIATPSIEFTINGKVMDTTYRSYINAAMDKVWMGDPVSVQTFSNLPSGSGLGSSAAVTTATLAALMQLRSGFDQPTVARLGFEVESEVQGRASPIDTSVSTHGHGIFVNRKKGKDHLWTIRRDERLWHIHHLRVPELTIVVGYTGIHASTGPLVDMVKTRVEEHPWAREAIDRIGEISLEGMKALKKNDPDVLGELMTEDHSLLSRLGVSCPELDALVEAALPHSLGAKLTGAGGGGSMIALTTEAEKVCRAIEERGGEPIIVHTGVPGVRLE
- a CDS encoding aminotransferase class I/II-fold pyridoxal phosphate-dependent enzyme, coding for MMFSNRITSVNPSGVREIFELVGGDAINLGLGEPDYEPPKVAKEALKSALDMGMNKYGPTIGLSSLRESVSNYLERYCEGITSSNVVITSGATEALLVISQSLYDIGDEVLIPEPGFVLYHPHAVLAGAKPITYGLSEEGGFEPDMDEIQEKITSRTKAIVVNSPSNPTGGVISRETFNSLAEIASDNGIYIISDEVYDNYIYEGEHFSFCEHLDNAIVVNSFSKSMATTGWRIGYLVTNEEAIKQISKMHYYTMACPPTPIQYAVNIAMPYMMEFLEEVVPVFDNRRKKMVSMINEIPGFKCDLPKGSIFAFPSYDMDIPSMQLAKAIASQGVICSPGIAFGARGEGHLRFSYAASEEDIEKGLMIVKDVVETL